Proteins co-encoded in one Oreochromis aureus strain Israel breed Guangdong linkage group 3, ZZ_aureus, whole genome shotgun sequence genomic window:
- the LOC116334469 gene encoding voltage-gated potassium channel subunit beta-3-like: MQVSIACNMGGGGGGGGASEHQLKERRAAANTSSAPICQVKVKAEPLERSTLLGHAHMKEALGRYSNMKYRNLGKSGLRVSCLGLGTWVTFGSQISDEMAESVMTVAYDSGVNLFDTAEVYASGRAETTLGNILKKKGWRRSSYVVTTKIYWGGQAETERGLSRKHIIEGLRGSLSRLQLDYVDIVFANRTDVNAPMEEIVRAMTFVIEQGMAMYWGTSRWNVVEIMEAYSIARQFNLIPPVCEQAEYHYFQRDKVELHLPELYHKIGVGAMTWSPLACGLLTGKYNEGVPESSRAAMKGYAWLKERLCSDEGKKQLSKIKELHLLADRLNCTAAQLAIAWCLRSEGVSSVLLGVSNTEQLLENLGSVRVLSQLTPPLIAEMDALLGNKPRNVKKEARR, translated from the exons ATGCAGGTGTCCATAGCATGTAACATGGGAGGAGGTGGGGGCGGCGGAGGGGCCAGCGAGCACCAGCTGAAGGAGCGAAGGGCAGCGGCGAACACCAGCAGCGCCCCCATCTGCCAGGTAAAGGTCAAGGCCGAGCCTTTGGAGCGGAGCACCCTGCTAGGGCACGCCCACATGAAGGAGGCCCTCGGGCGTTATAGCAACATGAAGTACAG GAATCTTGGGAAATCTGGGCTGAGAGTGTCCTGCTTAGGACTGG GAACATGGGTGACATTTGGCTCTCAGATCTCTGACGAG atggcAGAGAGTGTGATGACGGTGGCGTACGACAGCGGAGTGAATTTGTTCGACACAGCGGAGGTTTACGCCTCGGGGAG GGCGGAGACAACTCTGGGAAACATCCTGAAGAAGAAAGGATGGAG GAGGTCCAGTTATGTGGTGACCACTAAGATCTACTGGGGCGGACA ggCAGAGACGGAGCGAGGGTTGTCACGGAAACACATCATTGAAG gtcTGCGTGGCTCGCTCTCCAGGTTACAGCTGGACTATGTGGACATCGTTTTCGCCAACAGGACGGACGTGAACGCGCCGATGGAGG AGATCGTTCGAGCCATGACCTTCGTCATTGAGCAGGGCATGGCCATGTACTGGGGGACGTCCCGCTGGAACGTGGTGGAGATCATG GAGGCGTACTCCATCGCGCGGCAGTTTAACCTGATCCCCCCGGTGTGCGAGCAGGCTGAGTATCACTACTTCCAGAGAGACAAAGTAGAGCTGCACCTGCCCGAACTCTACCACAAGAtcg GTGTCGGAGCCATGACCTGGTCCCCGTTAGCTTGCGGCCTACTGACGGGCAAATACAACGAGGGCGTCCCCGAGAGCTCCAGAGCCGCTATGAAG ggctATGCTTGGCTGAAGGAGCGCCTCTGCAGTGATGAGGGGAAGAAGCAGCTCAGCAAAATCAAAGAGCTCCACCTGCTGGCTGACAGGCTGAACTGCACGGCTGCTCAGCTGGCCATTG CCTGGTGTCTCCGCAGTGAAGGCGTCAGCTCGGTGCTGCTCGGCGTCTCCAACACAGAACAGCTGCTTGAGAACCTCGGCTCTGTCAGG GTGCTGTCTCAGCTGACTCCGCCCCTCATTGCCGAGATGGACGCATTGCTGGGCAACAAGCCAAGAAATGTGAAGAAGGAGGCaagaagatga